TTTAGAAGCCTGGCCATTGGCTATTACTTCTTATAATCACGGAGTGAGTGGAGTGTTAAAGGCAATTCGTGAAACTGGGTCGAGGAAAATTGAGAGGATTATTGATGAGTACGAAAATCCAACATTTGGATTTGCTTCGAGTAATTTTTTTGCATCTTTTTTAGCTGCGCTCGATTTGGAGCAAAACAGTGAGCAGTATTTCCCAGGATTGCGGCGAGATGAACCATGGTATTTTGATGAATATCAAGTGGCAAGGTCGATGAAAATCTCGGAGGTTGAACGCCTTACGGGTGTTACAAGAGGGGATTTGGAGCGTTTAAATCCGAATTTCCTTAAACCAGTTTGGCAGGGCCGAGCGAATGTTCCAGCTGGGTATACTGTAAGAATCCCGCCAAAGACTGCAAAAATCTCGGATAAAAGCTGATAATTTATTGAAGTTGTTGACGTTTTTTACTTTGCTCAGTAATGAAATATGTAGATATCAGTATAAAAACAGGAGTTCTTTGCTTCTCGAAGTAAAATGCACTTTGTATGAAAATTTTTAACACTAAGAAGTCGATACTATTGATGGTGCTCGTATTCGCTGTAGTTTTTACTACTGCGATTGGGTGCAAGCGAAAGAGTAAGGAATTTGGTGGAACTGGCAAAGCGCAGCCATTGGTTGCACAGCCTCAATATGCATCAAATGCTGCTGTCTCGATTATTCCGGGGAATGCAAATATTTCCGATGTTGCACCTGTCGGTCCAGATGCTCCTGCAGACGGCGCAAAACTCTATGCAACTAACTGCGCTGTGTGCCATCAGGCAACAGGTAAGGGTGTGCCAGGGGCATTCCCTCCGTTGGACCAGAGCCCTTATGTCGTAGGGGACAATGTAGAACGCATGGGGTCGATTATGCTCTATGGTCTGATTGGTCCGATCAAGGTTTTGGGTGCAGATTATAATAACGCGATGGTTGC
The window above is part of the bacterium genome. Proteins encoded here:
- a CDS encoding cytochrome c, translating into MKIFNTKKSILLMVLVFAVVFTTAIGCKRKSKEFGGTGKAQPLVAQPQYASNAAVSIIPGNANISDVAPVGPDAPADGAKLYATNCAVCHQATGKGVPGAFPPLDQSPYVVGDNVERMGSIMLYGLIGPIKVLGADYNNAMVAFGPQLNDKELAAIATYVRSSWGNKAQPVEAATFAKLRQKWGARGPFQISELGEEK